In the genome of Nocardioides marmoribigeumensis, one region contains:
- the pstB gene encoding phosphate ABC transporter ATP-binding protein PstB produces MAKSIVVDDLDLYYKDFLAVEGVSMTIPATSVTALIGPSGCGKSTFLRSLNRMHEVTPGARVEGKVMIDGQSLYDPAVDPAALRRQIGMVFQRANPFPKMSIAENVLAGSRLNSKRLGRDEAEEIVERSLRGANLWDEVKDRLKKPGSSLSGGQQQRLCIARAIAVQPQVLLMDEPCSALDPISTARVEDLIHELKSEYTIVIVTHNMQQAARVSDDTAFFNLAGYGKPGRLVEMNPTSKVFSTPDERATEDYISGRFG; encoded by the coding sequence ATGGCCAAGAGCATCGTGGTCGATGACCTCGACCTGTACTACAAGGACTTTCTCGCCGTCGAGGGCGTCTCGATGACCATCCCGGCCACGTCGGTGACCGCGCTGATCGGTCCGTCCGGCTGCGGCAAGTCGACGTTCCTGCGCTCGCTCAACCGGATGCACGAGGTGACTCCCGGCGCCCGCGTCGAGGGCAAGGTGATGATCGACGGGCAGAGCCTCTACGACCCCGCCGTCGACCCCGCCGCGCTGCGCCGCCAGATCGGCATGGTCTTCCAGCGGGCCAACCCGTTCCCCAAGATGTCGATCGCGGAGAACGTCCTGGCCGGCAGCCGGCTCAACTCCAAACGGCTCGGCCGCGACGAGGCCGAGGAGATCGTCGAGCGTTCGCTGCGCGGGGCCAACCTCTGGGACGAGGTCAAGGACCGGCTCAAGAAGCCGGGCTCCAGCCTCTCCGGCGGCCAGCAGCAGCGCCTGTGCATCGCGCGCGCGATCGCCGTGCAGCCGCAGGTGCTGCTGATGGACGAGCCGTGCTCCGCGCTCGACCCGATCTCGACGGCCCGGGTCGAGGACCTGATCCACGAGCTCAAGAGCGAGTACACGATCGTCATCGTCACCCACAACATGCAGCAGGCCGCCCGGGTCAGCGACGACACCGCGTTCTTCAACCTCGCGGGCTACGGCAAGCCAGGTCGCCTGGTCGAGATGAACCCGACCTCCAAGGTCTTCTCCACCCCCGACGAGCGCGCCACCGAGGACTACATCTCCGGTCGCTTCGGCTGA
- a CDS encoding PKD domain-containing protein → MNRTPHSALAALAALALALGLAAPSALAVTPSAAPSAAPASASDFLYYKDATAPACVGPVTLNVSDDPYFTRDDCGQASFTLSSDPAGAVTAKLFHGDATTAFATPDVTLSGTDGDVALDPDGTWPAGPVRVEVYDGATPAGSSTLLFNTLVAEIDPVAATKPGDAFTVTGTLSEVDIDSNLTGRTLTGVPGSFTLRVLTADGQTLKDLPVTAAGDGTFSAAVPGSATSGVAPGPADGFRTTLGLRAVDASYTDPSTGAWAADDAGAGSVDVAATPNGLVLENSFVSSVGWVKPGDGYPSRVIVRNYDPTPSGPVQVVVPAPDGTSLTGSSGPGTHPAAPSGVTWSLPSVPAASGGEPGVSTLVLSWKADTLTQDPTLVWKDLSSTASLSTGGQDTDATSHGPKVIPPDGAYDSARYGDRPFPIVPVDYLDRKHQADHSGEGLARKINSPAVPGSTYNLYQEMSLGQLYPDGDVPSSDIATKDFTYDKGFPFTSPAPAGTCRGATVGSDGAGTPLYPERIKDGFYQLPGTTDYYGDDKYGSAVVGSVSGVGALMDIDSACGPTAKLVWDAAAIADPEIDYSDFDTDKDGVVDFFMVVFAGCGGNGASQEGAAACPYSPESYDNVWPHSSSLEGTYTDPDTGLPGFTTDDQLKDLRGRPLWYTDSGRTTMTTTDKGDALKVFVRVGPYNVNPETAIDKASVISHEYGHSLGLPDFYSLGSRETYGDWTLMAEDKSQDIDAFGRQELGWVVPQVLDSDLTVTGWKDSKEDTDTIRWRKPDGTPYTLTETAGGARVQNSQMYVAKLPGRRLITESDFDTGDKASKTHAWWSGAGNDFGCTPSGGHNLDLAVPGLADLPQGTTLQLSMKSRFDIEWDFDYGFVLTTKDGGSTYTSHPSTRAGNATTTPAATNPNQNACQAKYGNGITGDSASYRKSALELQADRATGATPPAEFLADSFDVSDLVGAEDGAGALRLSYSTDPGLARPGWFIDDLKVTATLPDNSSRVLLDTDFEGEGGPEDYRVFNGGCKDATAVAKQCTQGWNYVDASSESPADHAYYLELRDRSGFDEDSKGENDRSPLGFQPGLYVSYTDESHGYGNVGTDDPPAQSPLDSQPEPGSETPDLDDAAWTAASGDSRFTDSGAGHTDNYTDPSNSEVDSRYSSVANPWRFRFGCLTFDVTRMSGTGVGPSTSDGDLTGDVTFDMGAGCGTFDYGYGDLPPAPENTAPTADAKATPTTARTGQQVAFDATGSTDAEDPSGLDYSWDFDGNGTKDSALARPKHAYGKAGTYRARLTVTDPQGLTDTDTVTITVTTTASDTAPTANATATPTRTRTGRTVTFSGQGSSDKETAASNLRYSWSFGDGGTTKDATGRTVRHSFGRPGTYTARLTVTDAKGAQDTDTVRVAVGVVDRCETASVKKSGDWRVRKTSGGNRYCTGARRTSTLVMPIAGGRLELWFGRAKGGGRSRVYVDGRLVGRLDHSRSGGLRLGYHRVFTGLGGGNHRVVVKPTGGRAWVDYDVFYARRTR, encoded by the coding sequence GTGAACCGTACGCCTCACTCCGCCCTGGCCGCGCTCGCGGCCCTCGCCCTCGCGCTGGGGCTCGCCGCGCCGTCCGCGCTCGCCGTGACACCCTCGGCCGCACCCTCGGCCGCACCGGCCAGCGCCTCGGACTTCCTCTACTACAAGGACGCCACCGCGCCGGCGTGCGTGGGCCCGGTGACGCTCAACGTGAGCGACGACCCCTACTTCACCCGCGACGACTGCGGGCAGGCGAGCTTCACGCTGAGCAGCGACCCCGCGGGCGCGGTGACCGCCAAGCTCTTCCACGGCGACGCCACCACCGCCTTCGCCACGCCCGACGTGACCCTCAGCGGCACCGACGGCGACGTCGCGCTCGACCCCGACGGCACCTGGCCCGCCGGCCCCGTGCGCGTCGAGGTGTACGACGGCGCGACGCCGGCCGGGTCGAGCACGTTGCTGTTCAACACCCTCGTCGCCGAGATCGACCCCGTCGCCGCGACCAAGCCCGGCGACGCGTTCACCGTGACCGGCACGCTGTCGGAGGTCGACATCGACAGCAACCTGACCGGCCGCACCCTCACCGGGGTCCCGGGCAGCTTCACCCTCCGCGTGCTCACGGCCGACGGGCAGACCCTGAAGGATCTCCCGGTGACCGCGGCCGGTGACGGCACCTTCTCGGCCGCTGTCCCGGGCAGCGCGACCTCGGGCGTGGCCCCCGGTCCGGCCGACGGCTTCCGGACGACCCTCGGCCTGCGAGCCGTCGACGCGTCCTACACCGACCCGAGCACGGGCGCCTGGGCCGCCGACGACGCCGGCGCGGGCAGCGTCGACGTGGCCGCGACCCCCAACGGGCTCGTCCTGGAGAACTCCTTCGTGTCCTCGGTCGGCTGGGTCAAGCCGGGCGACGGCTACCCCTCGCGCGTGATCGTGCGCAACTACGACCCCACCCCGAGCGGCCCGGTGCAGGTCGTCGTCCCTGCCCCCGACGGCACCAGTCTCACCGGCTCGAGCGGCCCGGGCACCCACCCGGCCGCACCGTCCGGCGTGACCTGGTCGCTCCCGTCCGTCCCGGCCGCGAGCGGCGGGGAGCCGGGCGTCTCGACCCTGGTCCTCTCCTGGAAGGCGGACACGCTCACCCAGGACCCGACCCTGGTGTGGAAGGACCTGTCGAGCACCGCCTCGCTGTCGACCGGCGGCCAGGACACCGACGCCACGAGCCACGGCCCCAAGGTCATCCCGCCCGACGGCGCCTACGACTCCGCGAGGTACGGCGACCGGCCGTTCCCGATCGTGCCGGTGGACTACCTCGACCGGAAGCACCAGGCCGACCACTCCGGTGAGGGGCTGGCGCGGAAGATCAACTCCCCCGCGGTCCCCGGCTCGACGTACAACCTCTACCAGGAGATGTCGCTGGGCCAGCTCTACCCCGACGGCGACGTGCCCTCCTCCGACATCGCCACCAAGGACTTCACCTACGACAAGGGCTTCCCGTTCACCAGCCCGGCACCGGCCGGCACGTGCCGCGGCGCGACCGTCGGGTCGGACGGCGCGGGGACCCCGCTCTACCCCGAGCGGATCAAGGACGGCTTCTACCAGCTGCCCGGCACGACCGACTACTACGGCGACGACAAGTACGGCTCGGCCGTGGTCGGCTCGGTCTCCGGCGTCGGCGCGCTGATGGACATCGACTCCGCCTGCGGCCCGACCGCCAAGCTGGTCTGGGACGCCGCCGCGATCGCCGACCCCGAGATCGACTACTCCGACTTCGACACCGACAAGGACGGCGTCGTCGACTTCTTCATGGTCGTGTTCGCCGGCTGCGGCGGCAACGGCGCCTCGCAGGAGGGCGCGGCCGCCTGCCCCTACAGCCCGGAGTCCTACGACAACGTGTGGCCGCACTCGTCCTCGCTCGAGGGGACCTATACCGACCCCGACACCGGCCTGCCGGGCTTCACCACCGACGACCAGCTCAAGGACCTGCGCGGCCGGCCGCTGTGGTACACCGACTCCGGCCGCACCACGATGACCACCACCGACAAGGGCGACGCGCTCAAGGTGTTCGTCCGTGTCGGTCCCTACAACGTCAACCCCGAGACCGCGATCGACAAGGCGAGCGTGATCTCCCACGAGTACGGCCACTCCCTCGGCCTGCCCGACTTCTACTCCCTCGGCAGCCGCGAGACCTACGGCGACTGGACGCTGATGGCCGAGGACAAGTCGCAGGACATCGACGCGTTCGGTCGCCAGGAGCTCGGCTGGGTCGTGCCGCAGGTGCTCGACTCCGACCTCACCGTGACCGGGTGGAAGGACTCCAAGGAGGACACGGACACGATCCGGTGGCGCAAGCCGGACGGCACGCCGTACACCCTGACCGAGACGGCCGGCGGCGCGCGCGTCCAGAACTCCCAGATGTACGTCGCCAAGCTCCCCGGTCGCCGGCTGATCACCGAGAGCGACTTCGACACCGGCGACAAGGCGAGCAAGACCCACGCCTGGTGGTCCGGGGCCGGCAACGACTTCGGGTGCACGCCGTCCGGCGGGCACAACCTCGACCTCGCGGTGCCGGGGCTCGCGGACCTGCCCCAGGGCACGACCCTGCAGCTGAGCATGAAGTCGCGCTTCGACATCGAGTGGGACTTCGACTACGGCTTCGTGCTCACCACCAAGGACGGCGGGTCGACCTACACCTCCCACCCCTCCACCCGGGCGGGCAACGCGACGACGACCCCCGCGGCGACCAACCCCAACCAGAACGCCTGCCAGGCGAAGTACGGCAACGGCATCACCGGGGACAGCGCGTCCTACCGCAAGAGCGCGCTGGAGCTGCAGGCCGACCGGGCCACCGGCGCGACGCCGCCGGCGGAGTTCCTCGCCGACTCCTTCGACGTCAGCGACCTGGTCGGGGCCGAGGACGGTGCGGGCGCGCTCCGGCTGAGCTACAGCACCGACCCGGGCCTGGCACGTCCGGGCTGGTTCATCGACGACCTCAAGGTCACCGCCACGCTGCCGGACAACAGCAGCCGCGTGCTGCTCGACACCGACTTCGAGGGCGAGGGCGGGCCCGAGGACTACCGCGTGTTCAACGGCGGCTGCAAGGACGCGACCGCGGTCGCCAAGCAGTGCACCCAGGGGTGGAACTACGTCGACGCCTCCTCGGAGTCGCCGGCCGACCACGCCTACTACCTCGAGCTGCGGGACCGCTCCGGCTTCGACGAGGACAGCAAGGGCGAGAACGACCGGTCGCCGCTGGGCTTCCAGCCGGGCCTCTACGTCTCCTACACCGACGAGAGCCACGGCTACGGCAACGTCGGCACCGACGACCCGCCGGCCCAGTCGCCGCTGGACAGCCAGCCCGAGCCGGGCAGCGAGACGCCCGACCTCGACGACGCGGCCTGGACCGCGGCGAGCGGCGACTCCCGCTTCACCGACTCCGGCGCGGGGCACACCGACAACTACACCGACCCGTCCAACAGCGAGGTCGACAGCCGCTACTCCTCGGTCGCCAACCCGTGGCGGTTCCGCTTCGGCTGCCTGACCTTCGACGTCACGAGGATGTCCGGCACCGGCGTGGGCCCGTCGACCTCCGACGGCGACCTCACCGGTGACGTCACCTTCGACATGGGCGCGGGCTGCGGCACGTTCGACTACGGGTACGGCGACCTGCCGCCGGCGCCGGAGAACACCGCCCCGACCGCGGACGCCAAGGCCACCCCGACCACGGCGAGGACCGGCCAGCAGGTCGCCTTCGACGCCACCGGGTCGACCGACGCCGAGGACCCCTCGGGCCTGGACTACTCGTGGGACTTCGACGGCAACGGCACCAAGGACTCCGCCCTGGCCCGGCCGAAGCACGCCTACGGCAAGGCCGGGACCTACCGGGCCAGGCTGACCGTCACCGACCCGCAGGGGCTGACCGACACCGACACGGTGACCATCACGGTGACCACCACCGCGTCCGACACCGCGCCCACGGCGAACGCCACGGCGACCCCGACCCGCACCAGGACGGGGCGGACCGTGACGTTCTCGGGCCAGGGCTCGAGCGACAAGGAGACCGCGGCGAGCAACCTGCGCTACTCCTGGAGCTTCGGCGACGGGGGCACGACCAAGGACGCCACCGGTCGCACGGTCAGGCACTCGTTCGGCCGACCGGGCACCTACACCGCCCGGCTCACGGTCACCGACGCCAAGGGGGCCCAGGACACCGACACCGTGCGGGTCGCGGTCGGCGTGGTGGACCGCTGCGAGACCGCGAGCGTCAAGAAGAGCGGCGACTGGCGGGTGCGGAAGACCTCGGGCGGCAACCGCTACTGCACCGGCGCGAGGCGGACCAGCACGCTGGTGATGCCGATCGCCGGCGGTCGGCTCGAGCTCTGGTTCGGCCGGGCCAAGGGCGGCGGACGCAGCCGGGTCTACGTCGACGGACGGCTCGTCGGGCGCCTCGACCACTCGCGCTCCGGCGGCCTGCGCCTGGGCTACCACCGCGTGTTCACCGGCCTCGGCGGCGGCAACCACCGGGTCGTGGTCAAGCCCACCGGGGGTCGCGCGTGGGTGGACTACGACGTCTTCTACGCGCGCCGGACGCGCTGA
- a CDS encoding DUF2510 domain-containing protein, whose translation MTDTPPAGWYADPEDPSQQRYWDGTAWTEHRVPATQHAQPAQPAQPAQPSYAPTYEAGYAGQQWHQGTETSGGAIAALVLGILSIVACFGPITGIPAMIVGRRASRDIEASGGRLEGAGLATGGFVTGLIGTLIGILVVLGFIALFAFARSTGGTY comes from the coding sequence ATGACCGACACGCCACCTGCCGGCTGGTACGCCGACCCGGAGGACCCGTCCCAGCAGCGCTACTGGGACGGCACCGCCTGGACCGAGCACCGCGTGCCCGCCACCCAGCACGCCCAGCCGGCCCAGCCGGCCCAGCCGGCCCAGCCGTCGTACGCCCCGACCTACGAGGCGGGCTACGCCGGGCAGCAATGGCACCAGGGCACGGAGACCTCGGGTGGTGCGATCGCCGCGCTGGTGCTGGGCATCCTCTCGATCGTGGCGTGCTTCGGACCCATCACGGGCATCCCCGCGATGATCGTCGGCCGCCGCGCGAGCCGCGACATCGAGGCCTCCGGCGGACGGCTGGAGGGCGCGGGCCTCGCGACCGGTGGCTTCGTCACCGGCCTCATCGGCACGCTGATCGGGATCCTCGTCGTCCTCGGCTTCATCGCGCTGTTCGCGTTCGCCAGGAGCACCGGCGGGACCTACTAG
- a CDS encoding MerR family transcriptional regulator yields the protein MYTVKQAATMSGVAPSTVRAWEQRYDVVTPERSASGYRLYDDGAIQRLRLMSTLIDAGWSAAQAAERVKRSGADGPAPTGAPAGAFPDSDLLVQAAERMDGALLTAAIDEAFSLAGFEHTVTSWLLPSVVAIGQAWEEGRISIAGEHFVTAALQRRISQAYDASGVSSLPPRVLVGLPTRCRHELGALMFATLLRRQHVATRYLGEDLPPEEWMRVVDTLAPTAVVVVCPTVTDVPAAIETVALLREVHPTLLVLTGGQHQDQVTGATPLGHDIVQASAEVARQVQAVATAS from the coding sequence ATGTACACCGTGAAGCAGGCCGCCACGATGTCCGGCGTCGCCCCGTCCACGGTGCGCGCCTGGGAGCAGCGCTACGACGTGGTCACCCCCGAGCGGTCCGCGTCCGGCTACCGGCTCTACGACGACGGCGCGATCCAGCGCCTCCGGCTCATGTCCACGCTGATCGACGCCGGCTGGTCGGCCGCGCAGGCCGCCGAGCGGGTCAAGCGGTCCGGTGCGGACGGCCCGGCCCCCACCGGCGCACCCGCGGGGGCGTTCCCCGACAGCGACCTGCTGGTCCAGGCGGCCGAGCGCATGGACGGCGCCCTGCTGACCGCGGCCATCGACGAGGCGTTCTCCCTGGCCGGCTTCGAGCACACCGTCACCTCCTGGCTCCTGCCGTCGGTCGTCGCGATCGGCCAGGCGTGGGAGGAGGGGCGGATCAGCATCGCCGGCGAGCACTTCGTGACCGCGGCCCTGCAGCGCCGCATCTCCCAGGCGTACGACGCCTCCGGCGTGAGCAGCCTCCCCCCGCGGGTGCTGGTCGGCCTGCCGACCCGGTGCCGCCACGAGCTCGGGGCGCTGATGTTCGCCACCCTCCTGCGCCGGCAGCACGTCGCCACGCGCTACCTCGGCGAGGACCTCCCGCCCGAGGAGTGGATGCGCGTCGTGGACACGCTGGCGCCGACCGCCGTCGTGGTGGTCTGCCCGACCGTCACCGACGTGCCCGCCGCCATCGAGACGGTGGCGTTGCTGCGCGAGGTCCACCCCACGCTCCTCGTCCTCACCGGCGGGCAGCACCAGGACCAGGTGACAGGTGCGACCCCGCTGGGCCACGACATCGTCCAGGCCTCGGCCGAGGTCGCCCGTCAGGTGCAGGCGGTCGCCACCGCGTCGTGA
- the kynA gene encoding tryptophan 2,3-dioxygenase, which yields MVEPSGVRDNTREFEDSVVTDFSDRMSYGGYLDLPTLLSAQRPLSDPEHHDELLFIVQHQTTELWLKLVLHELESACRLLREDELGQALKRVARVKHVQRTLAEQWSVLATLTPSEYVQFRGVLGNSSGFQSWQYRAVEFTLGNKNARMLSVFEADPAALAVVRRSLEEPSLYDEFLRYLARHGYAVPRDVLERDVTRAWTFRDDLVPVFAGIYADAESHWSAYETCEELVDLEDNFQLWRFRHLKTVERIIGSKTGTGGSSGAPFLRRALDLTFFPELYAVRTAL from the coding sequence ATGGTCGAGCCGTCGGGCGTCCGGGACAACACGCGGGAGTTCGAGGACTCGGTGGTCACCGACTTCTCCGACCGGATGAGCTACGGCGGCTACCTCGACCTGCCGACCCTGCTGTCCGCGCAGCGGCCGCTCAGCGACCCCGAGCACCACGACGAGCTGCTCTTCATCGTCCAGCACCAGACCACCGAGCTCTGGCTCAAGCTCGTGCTGCACGAGCTCGAGAGCGCCTGCCGGCTGCTGCGCGAGGACGAGCTCGGCCAGGCCCTCAAGCGGGTCGCCCGGGTCAAGCACGTGCAGCGCACGCTGGCCGAGCAGTGGTCGGTGCTCGCCACCCTCACGCCCAGCGAGTACGTCCAGTTCCGCGGGGTGCTCGGCAACAGCTCGGGCTTCCAGTCCTGGCAGTACCGCGCGGTCGAGTTCACCCTCGGCAACAAGAACGCCCGCATGCTGTCGGTCTTCGAGGCCGACCCGGCGGCGCTGGCCGTCGTACGCCGGTCGCTGGAGGAGCCGTCGCTCTACGACGAGTTCCTGCGCTACCTCGCCCGTCACGGCTACGCCGTCCCCCGCGACGTGCTCGAGCGCGACGTGACGAGGGCGTGGACCTTCCGCGACGACCTCGTGCCGGTGTTCGCCGGGATCTACGCCGACGCGGAGAGCCATTGGTCGGCGTACGAGACATGCGAGGAGCTGGTGGACCTCGAGGACAACTTCCAGCTCTGGCGCTTCCGCCACCTCAAGACCGTCGAGCGCATCATCGGCTCCAAGACCGGCACGGGCGGGTCGAGCGGCGCGCCGTTCCTCCGTCGCGCGCTCGACCTGACCTTCTTCCCCGAGCTGTACGCCGTCCGCACCGCCCTCTGA
- a CDS encoding PaaI family thioesterase, translated as MTPDAASETEHAEQDAAHGALARAVARLVEASVLTEVPLDEVRSVTAEVDRLSERLETQATEGSLGSVVSDAGVRNHGNAVRGLRNPLAVVPDEQRWVEDDRLHFRFRLGAAYEGPPHHVHGGVLALVLDQALGEAAAVFGGPGMTGRLTLHFRRATPLGDASTEAWVESSSGGKTVAKGRLYDAEGHLCVEAEGLFIFPKWAADHPQWARLSSERVR; from the coding sequence ATGACCCCCGACGCCGCCTCCGAGACGGAGCACGCCGAGCAGGACGCCGCCCACGGCGCGCTGGCCCGGGCGGTGGCCCGGCTGGTCGAGGCCTCGGTGCTGACCGAGGTCCCGCTCGACGAGGTCCGGTCGGTGACCGCCGAGGTCGACCGGCTCAGCGAGCGGCTCGAGACCCAGGCGACCGAGGGGTCGCTGGGCAGCGTGGTCAGCGACGCCGGCGTCCGCAACCACGGCAACGCGGTGCGGGGCCTGCGCAACCCGCTGGCCGTCGTACCCGACGAGCAGCGGTGGGTCGAGGACGACCGGCTGCACTTCCGCTTCCGCCTGGGCGCGGCCTACGAGGGCCCGCCGCACCACGTCCACGGCGGCGTCCTCGCGCTCGTGCTCGACCAGGCGCTGGGCGAGGCCGCGGCCGTGTTCGGCGGCCCCGGCATGACCGGCCGCCTGACCCTGCACTTCCGTCGGGCGACCCCGCTCGGGGACGCCTCCACCGAGGCGTGGGTGGAGAGCAGCAGCGGCGGCAAGACGGTCGCCAAGGGCCGGCTGTACGACGCCGAGGGTCACCTCTGCGTCGAGGCGGAGGGGCTGTTCATCTTCCCGAAGTGGGCCGCCGACCACCCGCAGTGGGCGCGGCTGTCCTCCGAGCGCGTGCGCTGA
- a CDS encoding AMP-binding protein: MESYAAGEQTPPLLEETIGANFERTVATHGDREALVEVATGRRWTYAELDRDVDSLAVGLLRAGITKGDRVGIWAPNCAEWTLTQYATAKIGAILVNINPAYRTHELAYVLNQSGVKLLVSAPDFKTSDYRAMVEEVVSTGSTSVERVVFLGDPEWTDLNEHDPGVTVEELLDYSLEPDDPINIQYTSGTTGFPKGATLSHRNILNNGYFTTETINFTERDRLAIPVPFYHCFGMVMGNLGCTTHGACMVIPAPGFDPALTLRAVQDERCTGVYGVPTMFIAMQNAPGFHDYDLSTLRTGIMAGSPCPVEVMKRCIDEMGMTEVSIAYGMTETSPVSCQTRADDDLERRTATIGRVHPHVEVKVVDPATGEAVERGEPGELCTKGYSVMLGYWQEPEKTAEAVVDGWMHTGDLAVMREDGYCTIVGRIKDMVIRGGENIYPREIEEFLYTHPDVEDVQVVGVPDERYGEELCAWIRLREGAEPLDADRVREFATGRLAHYKIPRYVLLVEEFPMTVTGKIRKVEMREESARRLGLGG, encoded by the coding sequence ATGGAGTCCTACGCAGCCGGTGAGCAGACCCCGCCCCTCCTCGAGGAGACGATCGGGGCCAACTTCGAGCGGACGGTGGCCACGCACGGGGACCGCGAGGCGCTGGTCGAGGTGGCCACCGGCCGCCGGTGGACCTACGCCGAGCTCGACCGCGACGTCGACTCGCTCGCCGTCGGGCTGCTGCGGGCCGGCATCACCAAGGGCGACCGGGTCGGCATCTGGGCGCCCAACTGCGCGGAGTGGACCCTCACGCAGTACGCCACGGCCAAGATCGGCGCGATCCTGGTCAACATCAACCCGGCCTACCGCACCCACGAGCTGGCCTACGTCCTCAACCAGTCGGGGGTGAAGCTGCTCGTCTCCGCGCCGGACTTCAAGACCAGCGACTACCGCGCGATGGTCGAGGAGGTGGTCTCGACAGGCTCGACCAGCGTCGAGCGGGTGGTGTTCCTCGGGGACCCGGAGTGGACCGACCTCAACGAGCACGACCCGGGCGTGACGGTCGAGGAGCTCCTCGACTACTCGCTGGAGCCCGACGACCCGATCAACATCCAGTACACCTCCGGCACGACCGGCTTCCCCAAGGGCGCGACGCTCAGCCACCGCAACATCCTCAACAACGGCTACTTCACGACCGAGACGATCAACTTCACTGAACGTGACCGGCTGGCGATCCCGGTCCCCTTCTACCACTGCTTCGGCATGGTGATGGGCAACCTCGGCTGCACCACCCACGGCGCCTGCATGGTGATCCCGGCGCCCGGCTTCGACCCCGCCCTCACCCTCCGAGCCGTCCAGGACGAGCGCTGCACGGGGGTCTACGGCGTCCCGACGATGTTCATCGCGATGCAGAACGCCCCGGGCTTCCACGACTACGACCTGTCGACCCTGCGCACCGGGATCATGGCCGGCTCCCCCTGCCCGGTCGAGGTGATGAAACGCTGCATCGACGAGATGGGCATGACCGAGGTCTCCATCGCCTACGGCATGACCGAGACCTCGCCGGTCTCCTGCCAGACCCGCGCCGACGACGACCTCGAGCGGCGTACGGCGACCATCGGGCGCGTCCACCCGCACGTCGAGGTCAAGGTGGTCGACCCCGCCACGGGCGAGGCCGTCGAGCGCGGCGAGCCCGGCGAGCTGTGCACCAAGGGCTACTCCGTGATGCTCGGCTACTGGCAGGAGCCGGAGAAGACCGCCGAGGCCGTGGTCGACGGCTGGATGCACACCGGGGACCTCGCGGTGATGCGCGAGGACGGCTACTGCACGATCGTCGGACGCATCAAGGACATGGTCATCCGCGGCGGGGAGAACATCTACCCGCGCGAGATCGAGGAGTTCCTCTACACCCACCCCGACGTCGAGGACGTGCAGGTGGTCGGCGTCCCCGACGAGAGGTACGGCGAGGAGCTGTGCGCGTGGATCCGCCTGCGCGAGGGGGCCGAGCCCCTCGACGCCGACCGGGTCCGCGAGTTCGCGACCGGACGGCTGGCGCACTACAAGATCCCGCGCTACGTGCTGCTGGTCGAGGAGTTCCCGATGACCGTGACCGGCAAGATCCGCAAGGTCGAGATGCGCGAGGAGTCGGCCCGGCGGCTCGGGCTCGGCGGGTGA